cccactcacccacccccactacctttcccagcctctggtaaccatccttctactctataCCTCTGTGGGCTCAATCGTTTTGAGTTTTAGATCCCATGGCCCCTTTGACCATGCAGATCATGGCCTATTCATCTTCGCACCTAGACAGGAGCCTGCGCAGTGCCTGACCAAGAGCAGGCATAAGTGTGTGCAAATAGAGGAATAAGTAACAGGGCAGCAACTATGTCTGGAGGTCATTGTCTTTCCTGTCTCAGTAGCAATCAATCACTGCTGATCTTCAAAAACCCAGAGGAGGGGATGGGGCAGTTAGTGGGGACAGAGGGCAGATGGGCAAGATGAACACACCAAACCCTTTATTAGGGGTAAGGAAGGAAggtgaagaagaaacaaagagaaaccaTGACCGTTTACATTTTTCACCTGGAAAAGGGACAGgaccttttcttcctccctgcctcctcctccctcatgCATTGTATGGCCTCTTGGTCTCAGGATTCAGAGCACAGGCTAGTGTGATGGAAGTTTAAACTTGTGAGTTATATTTAACTCACAATCTAGCTGGAAAGCATCCCTGCCCCTTGAAGAGATGTTGTGTGGTCCCACACTACTGACTTAGGCATAATGCCTAGAGATTGACTAGAACTGCACAATGAACTAGTGGTGAGGTTCAATTTAATGGAAATCGGTAAAAGCTTTCAGGATCAAATGATaacctttgtctctttctttctctcaggaAAATGGCAGACAATTTTTCGGTAAGTGTTTTATGCCTGTTTCTTACCCTCGATCAACTCCACATGGTTGAGGgttgggggttttgtttttacCATGACTTTCCCTTTTCACTCTCCCACTGTGTGGCTTCCCCTAGACTCATTTGTCCAACGAGGGCTTGTGAGCTGGAGCCTTGTTTTTCCAGCAGCAGATTTGGGAAGAAAGCCAGGCAGAGCAAGGCCTGGGACTAACTCACAGTAACCCTTTCACCAAAAGGCCCAGGGCGGAAGGGAGTGGACTCTGCTGGCAGGAGCTGAGAAATCCTCTGAGTAGCGGGAAGCGCGGTACAGTCTGGGCATTCTGATGTTTGTGATTGTTTTTCTCACAGTGATTAAAAAATATGTGCTGTAACTAGAGGCGCGCTAGCTCCTGACTTGGGCTAATTATGAAAATGCAGCCCTCCCTGATCTGAGACGTTGGGAGGCAAGAACAAAGTGAAAAAGCATATGTAACCCCAACGTCTAATTTTAGTCTTAGACACTCAAAACTATTAACAAGTGGAAAAAGTATAATGATATGCATGTAATGCCTTTGCCATATTCCTCTCCTTCTTAGATCACATATTCCTATTTCCCTGAAAATTCTGCTTTTGAGAATGCTTTCTGTCCTGTAATTGTTTATGTCTTTCTTTACAGCTCCATGATGCCTTATCTGGGTCTGGAAACCCAAACCCTCAAGGATGGCCTGGCCCATGGGGGAACCAGCCTGCTGGGGCAGGGGGCTACCCAGGGGCCTCCTATCCTGGGGCCTACCCTGGGCAGGCACCCCCAGGGGTTTATCCTGGACAGGCACCTCCAGGCGCCTACCCTGGAGCACCTGGAGCTTATTCCGGAGCATCTGGAGTCTACCCAGGGCCACCCAGTGGCGCTGGGGCCTACCCATCTCCTGGACAGCCAAGTGCTCCTGGAGCCTACCCTGCCACTGGCCCCTATGGCGCCCCTGCTGGGCCACTGGTGAGATGGCATTCCTCCTTTCATGTACTTGGCATGCAGAGGGCTTCAGGGAGACCCTGAGCTTTAAACTTGCTGTGACAGCCACTTCTCAAGGGCCAGCCATGGGCGTATGTTGGTAGAGTCGAAAAATTAAGTGTTCATGTTGAGCTTATTGTGTGTGGTTAGTATAAACAGAAGGTAATGAATATTTTGAAGGCACTGATAAAGCTGCTTATGAATATAAACCAAAATTGTAGTAATGGAGAACATTTTGGTTATTATTAACACTTACTGAGTACACGTCAATAATATGCATCTACCTGGATGATCTGATTTAACCCCATTACCACCCTATAAGATACTGTTAATAACCCCATTTCACATGTGGGGAAATGGGGCAATACAGAAGTGATATAATTTGTCCAGGGTCATTGAGCAAACAGGTAGAGGAAGCAGGGTAATCTGGTTTTGAAAAACCTTCTAAAGATAATTTTGTGATCTAAGGGTTGAATTttcatgcaaattaaaatatgtcTTAGCAAGTGAattctaaatgtaaaacataactCCGTGGGGGATCCAGATACATCTCAGCCACAGGATCCTTCCTTTCCAGATTTATAGTCTAGTTAGAtgataaaacatataataaatatgagGAAAGAGCTAAGTACCAGTGTGGGATTAGACCATTTCAGAACTATGCAGAAGATGGCACAAGATAGCATTGTTTCCTTTTAGGTCAGTTCAGAGTAGAAAGACTTGGGGGAGTGGGTGGCATTGAGATGGGCCTATACCAGAGATGGTTAGTCTGTTGCAGAGAGAGGGGGACATGAAGGCTGTGGAAAGGAACAGGCAGATGTAAGAGAGATGACAGAGGAAGAACCCCCAGAACCTACTGATTATGTCTTAGAAGACATAGAAGACTCTGACTTTTCAAGGCTGAGCAATTAGAGCCATCAGCAAAGCTTTAGCCCAAACTGGGAACTCATGAAGGGGAActgatgggggagggggagggaagacCATTCTAGTTCACACTTGTTGAATTTGAGGCACTAGCAGCAAATCCAGGTGGGAAGAAGTACAGGACTAATACACATCAGGACTAGAAAGAAAAGATTTGGataggctggctgtggtggctcatgcctataatcccaccactgtgggaggctgaggcaggaggatcacttgagtccaagaggtcggggctgcagtgagctatgatcacaccactgcactccatcctcaACAACAGAGACCTGGATttttgaaaccttgtctcaaaaaatgaaaaggttGGGGTGATAGTTAAACCCAGAGGGAAGccttaaaaagggaaagaaaagaggccaTAAATAAATAGAGCTTTGGGGATATTCACAGTACCTTGAATGTAGATGGTCAATAAACATTTGTAGAATGAACCTCAGTTTTAACAGTGTTCATTCTATAAATATTGAGTATCTGCCACGTGCAAAGCACTCTGCTGGAGCCATATGAGTACAGACCATATGAGAACCCACAAGCCCAGTATGTGATATGCTGCTTGCCCCCAGGAAGCAGAATAACCACAGTGAAGCAAGTTACATGACAGGGCCTTAAGAGTGATACAAAAATGTTAATGTTGATCACAAGATCTAGCTTAAGCCTTTCCAAAAAATAGCCAACATGAATGAGTAGATTGGGATGGCCATAGTAATAAGACTTACTGATGgctttcttttcaattatttgtacATGTAAGGAACCTTATCTCTTTGGCCCCTGGGCAAAGTGGCCTGAGAGTCTGGACAGATGGCATATACTAGAGTTATGTGTTTTTCACACATATTAATAGTAATGGAACTTCAGCAACATCGTTTTCTTTCCCTAAAGAAACATGACTCTCATATGTACTTGTTCATTCCCAGTCTGTGCCTTATAACCTGCCTTTGCCTGGAGGAGTGGTGCCTCGCATGCTGATAACAATTCTGGGCACGGTGAAGCCTAATGCAAATAGGTAAGGAGAGCAAAATTAACAAGCCTACCCTATTTGTAGACTGGTTTTTGAATAAAGAATggcctattttgattttttttttcttgccctgTCTTATGgtgctattttgaattttaataaaattttaaaaaactacatatttagAATCTTGGCTATACCATCATATAGGATTATCCCATAAATCTGTACATATTCCCATATAATTTTGCTAAGCATCAGGGCACTCATAGTAAATGGTAACACACCTTATTCTATACTTTGATATGTATTATGTCAGCTAATCTCCATGGTTGAAGGCAGGATAAGGAATATTGCTTTCCCCTTTTTATagacaaaactgaggctcaggttCTACAGATGATCAGTGGCAGGCCTGGGAACCTGTCTTTTGATTAGATACTATTTGCTTATGGGTTTGAAGAGATTCTTCAAGTTAAAAACTTCATCATAATAAATCAACCTTTGCTATTGGAAGTGGTTTGATTGATGAGGTGGGCTAGGATGGGGTAAGGCTTTATTTAGGAAAATACATGCTAATTATGGCTGTCCTGGGCCACTTGGCCCTGGTTGTCACCACTGGttatgtagtatttgcatattatACAAAGAAGCTGGCCATGTCCTGAAACCATCCGGGATGCTTGCGCCTGAGTTTAGTGGAAGAATCTCTAGGTCTTATGAACAGTACCTAAATGGTACAGATTCAAGCCATGTAAACAGGTTTATGCAAGAATCCATAAACAGTCTCAGTGTCTGTCACCTTGCTCCACATCCTGCCATCAAGAGATGGACTTCACTTCTGATCTGATAATTTCACATTGAAATGCTCATTCGCTCCACCTCAGCCAGCCTCCCCTGTTTCTGCAATGGTAGTCACTATCCTAAGCCAACCCATCTTTCCACACAGCCTAGACAATTTCTGTAAGCACAGAACTTCCCCATACAATAATGCCCGTCTCATagcaaattacaaaatatatatatcctcTATGTCCTTATCCGTATTTCCTCCCAACATCACATAGAACCCAGCACACCTTATTCTGTGCACACAGCACTcatgatttattaaatatctgCTCTCCTCCTCCCACAACCCCTAATGCACACTGAATACCCAGTgtggtatccttgtcttgttagAGTCATTTCACTGGAAAGTTTAGTTCTAATAATGCTAGAGATGTAGATTGAGACTGGCAGATCAAAACTAATTCTGGTTGAAATGGTTAATGGTAGTAAACTAAAAAAACTTGCTTAGTCCTGCAAATTCTATATGACGAActgcatagaaaaaaaaagtgcttaagGTGACAGAGATGACAACATTGTATATTTAGTCAAATGCAAATtctattgctttttttccttacaaatttAATCACTGGAAGATCATTTGTGGTTGAATGTGACTTTTACTGGGTGAATCAAAATACAGAGAATCTTTGTTAGTTGGTCTCGAGTGCAGACCTGGCTTTAAAATAAGAATACCTACTGATGATTCTGGTGTTACTGCTCTATAGAGCACACTTTGAGAAACTCAGGGATGGGGTTAGTCAAAGAGGACTTGTGTTTGCATTAACATCCAGGGAGAAGGAACAGGGTCAAAAAGCTAAACTAGCAATTTCATTGGTTCCAGCTCACATCATAGAATGTTTACTACATTTACTATCATGACTTTACAACTTAGCAACAAGATACTGAATATTAACTACCTTATCTCATCCTTGCTGTTTTAGAGGAACTAGGGCTTCTGGTTAATTACGAGGAAGCCAGGCATTTGATGGCTGTTAACTATATAGCTGGCTTGCCTTTACCAGGGATTGAAAGCAAACTGGAAGAGCAGGAAAGAGATAACCATTATCTATAGTAAGGGATAAAGTATCCTCAGAGTGGCTCTAAACCTCTGTAAGAAAACCTCGAAGGGTTTTCATGAGTCTGTAAAGGAGGCATTACAGATGAATGGAAATATGATCGAAGACAATGAGGcaaaaaaattcaacatatatTGTCTTGCTTACCTTTAGATTTTATGATAGTACATAGAATATCAGGCGTAGGATACTTTCCAGTTTGAACCCATTCTGATTTGCTTTCTGTTCAGAAAAATTTCCTAGGTACTGTATTatgaaattatttgctttttagaaaATTGTATTCTTTACTTCGTGTAGATATAcagttttaatcattttaataactGGTCTTTGGTTTAAAACAGAATTGCTTTAGATTTCAAGAGAAGGAATGATGTTGCCTTCCACTTTAACCCACGCTTCAATGAGAACAACAGGAGAGTCATTGTTTGCAATACAAAGCTGGATAATAactggggaagggaagaaagacagTCGGTTTTCCCATTTGAAAGTGGGAAACCATTCAAAGTAAGTTATTGCTACTATTATATATTGATAATGTGCATTTCTCATGAGGAATCACTCTAAAACCACAAAGCACTTGAAGTGAGTTTTTATCACCTGTCCTAAGGTGCCTAACCAGTGTATCTTCTCCCTGCCCAGGGGACCAGGCTCAGCAGGCTGAGAACATGGCCAGGAGTGGCACACTGCGCACTTCTTTCAGGCACCTCACCAGCATCACTGCTGCCACCCTTCTGAGTTTAAGCCTTTCTAGAGATGAAAAGAATATAATCTTtaacaaaaaaggcaaaagtcTTTATGGTACAGTTGTACTGCAACTTTgttgcttaaaacaacacagttgggctgggtgctgtggctcacgcctataatcccagcactttgggaggctgaggtgggcggatcacaaggtcaggagatcgagaccatcctggctaacacggtgacatcccgtctctactgagaatacaaaaaattagccgggcgtggtggcgggcacctgtggtcccagctactcgggaagctgagtcaggagaatggcgcaaacccgggaagcggagcttacagtgagctgagatcagatcgtgccactgcactccagcctgggtgacagagcgagactccatctcaaaaaaaaaaaaaaaaaagttggcataGAGATCAAAACTAAatgttttttattctaaaattaaagttttatgaaaagtttataaattttaaaattaacaaggTTTCCTTTCCTTTACTCCTTCCCCCATCCTCACAAAGATTGCAATTTGATGAGTATCTTCCTAGTGTTTTCTGACATACAGCACGCTTTTTATTTGTAAGCactgcttcaacaaatattagatCCACAGCATTGAGTTAGGGTTGACTATAGAGTGGTAAATAAAACAGCTGGACTGTAAACTCTTCAACAACAGGGACAAATAAGGACCATAGTCTACATTTGGTGGACATCTTTTCATATCAGCATATTGTTacttaatagctttttttttttttttgagatggagtctcgctctgtcgccaggctagagtacagtggcacgatcttagctcactgcaacctctgcctctcgggttcaagtgattctcctgactcagcctcccgagtagttgggattataggcgtgtgctaccatgcccagctaacttttgtatttttagtagcgatggagtttcaccgtgttggccaggatggtctcgacctcttgacctcctgatccacccacctcggcttcccaaagtgctgggattacgggcatgagccaccacgcccggccaatagtatttcatttttagatgTGATAATTTAACTAGTACCCTACTGATATAAATTTACAGAATAGAAACCCTCCAACCTGGAAATGTTTTACTAAAATACTGTAATAACTatccttacaaatattttcttcctagaAGCAAATCTTCTAGAAATctttgctttaaatatatatgtttacaatttAGATATTATCAAATTGCTGCTTCCAAAAAGATGTAGGAATGAACATCCACTAACTATTGGAAGAGTAGATTTCTCCTACCCTTGCCAAAACTGATTATCACCAATCTTTACAATATTTGCCAAAAGAATCctacttttgtgtttttctttcaggTGTTTTAGGCCATACCAGAACTTttggttgttttgagacagagtctcacactgccactcagtctggagtacagtggcacgatcacagttcattgcagcctgtcaacctcccaggctcaaacgatactcccacttgagcctccttagtagctgagaccacagatgtatgccacccacacctggctaattttttaatttttttttgtagagatgggatttcaccatgttgcctaggctggtctcaaactcctgggctcaagagatctgcccgcgcctttgcctcccaaagtgttgggattacgggcgtgagccaccacacccaggctctTTTAAGTTTTTATGCAGGCAAATCCTTACCCTTCACCTTTATGGCTTCACTTATATATCCTTGTAATAaatttgttgcttttaaaaaaaatctgaataactTGGAATTTTTGCTGTAAAGTTACTTTCCCTGGATCTTAACTGGTCCCACGAATGATAAGGATGAAATGTTGGACATCCTGAGTTCAGGCCAGACTGGTTTGAAATTAAtggacttttttttccctttcagttgACAAAAAATTGTTTCTATCATGTACATGAAACATGTATATATTGTGGAACGGCTAAATCCAGCtgacatatgcattacctcatgtAATAGTTTATGTATATGCCATTTCAGATACAAGTACTGGTTGAATCTGACCACTTCAAGGTTGCGGTGAATGATGCTCACTTGTTGCAGTACAATCATCGGGTTAAACAGCTCAATGAAATCAGCCAACTGGGAATTTCTGGTGACATAGACCTCACCAACGCTTCATACACCATGATATAATCTGAAAGGGgcagactaaaaaaaaaatctaaacctTACATGTGTAAAGGCTTTATGTTCACTGTGAGTGAAAATTTTTACATTCATCAATATCCTTCTTGTAAGTCAtctacttaataaatattatagtGAATTACCTGTCTCAATACGTCATTTAATTGGAGTGGTTTATTCTCGATAATGCACAATGGAAAAAATATGCAGCAATATTAATACTGCATTGGGGCCTCAAGGTTTCCTATACttgttaaaatctttttcttaagGAGAGGAAGTAAATACTACCTCAAGATTCTCTCTTCCAGAATTTCATAAAAATCAGGAGATGTTCCAAGGAAATTATTCTCTCATTTTCCAGGAAATATGTTCAGGAAATGAGAATAGCATTAAGAAAAAGTTTACCTATAGATGACCTATAGACAATTATTGTTAGGATTCTGGTATATTTCTTGACTGCTTTTTAATCCCATTTCTCCTTCTAAACTCTAGTTTGCTGCTTTCAGATCAGTAATTTGATATCAATAAAGGAACATCTCCCTGGTTTTTATGAAATCTCTTACAGAGAAAAAAGGTATCTTATATAGTCAGCTTTCAAAATTTAATTGTTCCCATCGTCAACATTCTTACCCATGCCTTTCTACCCTTATTAGCAGCAAGCccaaagattaataaaattccAAAACTAGAATGTGGCAAAACCACTTCATCTTATAGAagaccaaattttttttttttttttttttgagattgagtctcgctgtcacccaggctggagtgtagtggcgtgatctcagctcactgcaacctccgcctcctgagttcaagcaattctctgcctcagcctcctgagtagctgggattacaggtgcccgccaccatgccccgctaagttttgtatttttagtagagacgaggtttcaccattttggccaggctgatcttgaactcctgacatcatgatccacctgccttggcctcccaaagtgctgggattacaggcgtgagccaccacaccaggcccaaaatattttatacaatactACCTTTTCACATCTGTTAAATTAGTAATTGTCACAGGTTGGGTTTCCCAGGAAGCAGAGAGATTAGATCTCAAGAGGCTTGTGAGGGAGTGTACTTGCAATCAGTACATGCGGGGATGGGAAAGACATGATTGGGTTGAGGGAGAAGTTGAGCAGCAATAACTTAGCCTACCCTATGGGAGTTCTGAAACTGGGATTCTTCAGAGCTGCAAGGGGGCCAGGCCTTTTTATACCCCCACTTTGATCAGTCACTGACTATAGGACAGCTGGGAAAGAGAATGTGACCTGAGATAACATGGCTCTCTTCAGCTGACACAGCACAGTCCTCACAAGGGATGTCAGCTGAGGGCTGCTGCCAGCAGCACTTCCTGCAGCTCAAGGAGTAAGTCCTCTATTGCTAAAGAGGGATGTGGGCAGCATATCATAGCATATTTCAAAAAATTCCTTACCCTAACATTTGGGTCTTGACTTCTACtcttattaaataaatggaagaacatagctttggagaaaagagagaactTGGTTTACACAAAATTACTTAAATCCT
The Theropithecus gelada isolate Dixy chromosome 7b, Tgel_1.0, whole genome shotgun sequence DNA segment above includes these coding regions:
- the LGALS3 gene encoding galectin-3 isoform X1; this translates as MHSKTPCGCLQPWKMADNFSLHDALSGSGNPNPQGWPGPWGNQPAGAGGYPGASYPGAYPGQAPPGVYPGQAPPGAYPGAPGAYSGASGVYPGPPSGAGAYPSPGQPSAPGAYPATGPYGAPAGPLSVPYNLPLPGGVVPRMLITILGTVKPNANRIALDFKRRNDVAFHFNPRFNENNRRVIVCNTKLDNNWGREERQSVFPFESGKPFKIQVLVESDHFKVAVNDAHLLQYNHRVKQLNEISQLGISGDIDLTNASYTMI
- the LGALS3 gene encoding galectin-3 isoform X2 — protein: MADNFSLHDALSGSGNPNPQGWPGPWGNQPAGAGGYPGASYPGAYPGQAPPGVYPGQAPPGAYPGAPGAYSGASGVYPGPPSGAGAYPSPGQPSAPGAYPATGPYGAPAGPLSVPYNLPLPGGVVPRMLITILGTVKPNANRIALDFKRRNDVAFHFNPRFNENNRRVIVCNTKLDNNWGREERQSVFPFESGKPFKIQVLVESDHFKVAVNDAHLLQYNHRVKQLNEISQLGISGDIDLTNASYTMI